From Arachis stenosperma cultivar V10309 chromosome 2, arast.V10309.gnm1.PFL2, whole genome shotgun sequence, one genomic window encodes:
- the LOC130962371 gene encoding putative disease resistance RPP13-like protein 1, which yields MSKLKHLRVLSFHSFKGLDTLPDSIGELTFLRYLDLSETSIRILLKSFNLFERNAKGNEQIEELHILNLFPVGKQEDNGIKELGRLLNLHGSLEIKKLENVVDVKDARSARIIEKKHLEQLALEWSSGDDMVSNTQTERDILDSLQPHTTLKVVEDCPKLENMAGEKLPSSLLQLQIKKCPLLAEHCKKKHEQIWPKISYIPTI from the exons ATGTCAAAGCTTAAACACTTGAGAGTTTTGTCATTTCATTCATTCAAAGGGCTTGATACATTGCCTGATTCAATAGGTGAATTGACCTTCCTTCGTTACTTGGATCTTTCTGAAACAAGTATAAGGATATTGCTGAAATCGTTT AACTTGTTTGAGAGAAATGCCAAGGGAAATGAGCAAATTGAAGAATTACACATTTTAAACCTCTTTCCTGTAGGtaagcaagaagacaatggaatCAAAGAGTTAGGACGTCTTTTAAATCTTCATGGATCACTTGAGATTAAGAAATTGGAGAATGTTGTTGATGTGAAAGATGCAAGGAGTGCAAGGATAATAGAGAAGAAGCACCTTGAGCAGTTAGCCTTAGAATGGTCTTCAGGTGATGATATGGTTTCAAACACTCAAACAGAAAGAGATATACTGGACAGCTTGCAACCGCACACTACCTTGAAAGTAGTTGAAGATTGTCCCAAGTTGGAGAATATGGCAGGGGAGAAGCTGCCTTCCTCTTTATTACAGcttcaaattaaaaaatgtcCTTTGCTTGCAGAACATTGCAAGAAGAAGCATGAACAAATTTGGCCCAAAATTTCCTACATCCCCACTATTTAA
- the LOC130962323 gene encoding putative disease resistance RPP13-like protein 1, translating to MNKVGEAFLSGFITVLLERFISAETYNLVVGKKLGPELVRRLKTALLAAEALVADAEQKQFGNQLVKKWLDDLRDAVYKADDLLDRFCIKAATQKKVGTFLPSFLNFEERQMVNEIEEVVRTIEDLERCKESLGLEKIPTGSSSWRVPSTSLARGNVYGREDDQKALVQMLNDNNEHHLSVISIVGIGGVGKTTLAQWLYNNAELMEGFHKKAWVCVSEKFDVVETTRNVIKQIHGGTCSLDDFNSLQNALKEELSNKKFFIVLDDVWSNDQHQWRNFITPFQYGAKGSTILLTTRKENVGLVAQTNYQPLILNTLSEDQCWSVFASSASFPESNGSPALEEIGKKIAKKCDGLPLAAETLGSLCRNHEAEEWGEILKSDIWEFSTNDSKIIPALLISYYHLPPYLKRCFVYCSLFPKDYKFKKEELILLWMAEDLLRVSNRRETLEEVGSKYFDDLASRLFFKEHQYNDDYFVMHDLLHDLAIFLAGDFYCRLDELGEEEVLRSLTRHLKSGKFSVSKTFNSIATLESLRTFLYVNDLFSMESIASKFKYLRVLSFTKLDVVPNSIGELIHLRYLDLSMTDIKTLPESLCSLCNLQTLKLYYCRKLATLPSGLHNLVSLRHLDIRRTSLEEMPGKMSKLNQLHILSSFVVGKHENNGIQELGGLVNLHGSVEIKKLENIVDVNEAKRAKIMDKKHIDELCLEWS from the coding sequence ATGAACAAAGTGGGTGAAGCTTTTCTGTCTGGTTTCATCACTGTTCTCCTGGAGAGGTTCATTTCAGCTGAGACTTACAACTTGGTGGTGGGGAAGAAGCTTGGCCCTGAGTTGGTGAGAAGGCTGAAGACTGCTCTCTTGGCTGCTGAAGCTCTGGTTGCTGATGCTGAGCAGAAGCAGTTTGGTAACCAATTGGTGAAGAAGTGGCTGGATGATCTGAGGGATGCTGTCTACAAGGCTGATGACTTGCTGGACCGTTTCTGCATCAAAGCTGCAACTCAGAAGAAGGTAGGAACTTTCTTGCCTAGCTTCCTCAATTTTGAAGAAAGGCAGATGGTCAATGAGATAGAAGAGGTGGTTAGAACCATTGAAGATCTTGAGCGATGCAAAGAAAGCCTTGGCCTTGAAAAGATTCCCACTGGTAGCTCCTCATGGAGAGTTCCATCCACTTCTCTTGCAAGAGGGAATGTGTATGGCAGGGAGGATGACCAGAAGGCCTTAGTCCAGATGCTGAATGACAACAATGAGCATCACCTCTCTGTGATCTCTATTGTTGGCATTGGTGGGGTTGGTAAAACAACTTTAGCCCAATGGCTGTACAACAATGCAGAGTTGATGGAGGGATTTCATAAGAAAGCATGGGTTTGCGTTTCGGAGAAGTTCGATGTTGTTGAGACTACAAGGAATGTCATAAAGCAGATCCATGGAGGTACTTGTAGTCTCGACGATTTCAATTCACTTCAAAATGCTTTGAAAGAAGAATTGTCCAATAAGAAGTTCTTTATTGTTCTTGATGATGTTTGGAGTAATGATCAACATCAATGGAGAAATTTTATAACCCCTTTTCAATACGGGGCTAAGGGAAGTACTATTCTTCTCACTACTCGTAAGGAAAATGTTGGTTTAGTTGCTCAAACAAATTATCAACCTCTCATCCTCAACACGTTGTCAGAAGATCAATGTTGGTCGGTGTTTGCATCTAGTGCATCTTTTCCAGAATCAAATGGGAGCCCTGCACTTGAAGAAATAGGCAAAAAAATAGCTAAGAAGTGTGATGGTCTGCCATTAGCAGCAGAAACACTTGGTTCCTTGTGCAGAAACCATGAAGCTGAGGAGTGGGGGGAAATATTAAAGAGTGATATTTGGGAGTTTTCTACGAATGACAGTAAGATAATCCCAGCATTATTAATAAGCTACTATCATCTCCCTCCATATTTGAAACGTTGTTTTGTTTATTGTTCATTGTTTCCCAAAGATTATAAATTTAAGAAAGAGGAATTAATCTTGTTGTGGATGGCAGAAGATCTATTACGGGTATCAAATAGAAGAGAGACTTTAGAAGAAGTTGGTAGCAAATATTTTGACGATTTAGCTTctagattattttttaaagagCATCAATATAATGATGACTATTTTGTGATGCATGATCTCTTACATGACTTGGCAATATTCCTTGCTGGAGATTTCTACTGTAGATTAGATGAACTTGGTGAAGAAGAGGTGCTGAGGAGTCTTACTCGTCATTTGAAATCTGGAAAATTTTCAGTCTCAAAAACTTTTAATTCCATTGCTACACTGGAATCTTTGAGGACATTCTTGTATGTCAACGATTTGTTTAGCATGGAAAGCATAGCATCAAAGTTTAAATACTTGCGAGTTTTATCATTTACAAAACTTGATGTGGTGCCTAATTCAATAGGAGAATTGATCCATCTGCGCTACTTGGACCTCTCTATGACTGATATTAAGACATTGCCAGAGTCTTTGTGCAGCTTGTGTAATTTGCAAACACTGAAATTGTATTATTGTCGTAAGCTAGCTACACTGCCTAGTGGTTTGCATAATCTTGTGAGTTTGCGGCATCTTGATATTAGACGAACTTCTTTGGAAGAAATGCCCGGAAAAATGAGCAAATTGAATCAATTGCACATTTTAAGTTCCTTTGTTGTTGGCAAGCATGAAAACAATGGAATCCAGGAGTTAGGAGGGCTGGTAAATCTTCATGGATCCGTTGAGATTAAGAAGTTGGAGAATATTGTTGATGTGAATGAAGCAAAGAGGGCAAAGATAATGGACAAGAAGCACATTGATGAA